In Halarsenatibacter silvermanii, one genomic interval encodes:
- a CDS encoding GntR family transcriptional regulator produces MKRNSFLSEDSSQNLTERGQIKNWIFDQLLNSILDGEYSPGEKLTIESVAEEFEVSNTPVREALKELENTGILMKPPYKSYRVREFTLEEVREIYESRNALESYACKLATKRISEKGKEKLKDLHNRGKNTLKAGDMEKFGEYNNTFHARIIKASDNKHLIQLYRNIQHQITLFTFQVFDTTDRSWQTIKEHEEIIKHIIHSSPKKASKSMENHIHNSWKKYEGAEA; encoded by the coding sequence GTGAAAAGAAATTCCTTTTTGTCTGAGGATTCCAGTCAAAATCTTACCGAACGAGGCCAGATTAAAAACTGGATATTCGACCAGCTGCTGAATTCAATTTTAGACGGAGAATATTCTCCTGGGGAAAAGCTCACGATAGAAAGTGTGGCAGAAGAATTTGAAGTGAGCAATACTCCAGTCAGAGAAGCCCTAAAAGAGTTGGAAAATACAGGTATTTTAATGAAACCTCCTTATAAAAGCTACAGGGTGAGAGAGTTTACTCTGGAGGAGGTTAGGGAAATTTACGAATCCAGAAATGCTCTGGAGAGTTATGCCTGCAAACTGGCCACTAAAAGAATTTCAGAGAAAGGAAAAGAAAAGTTGAAAGATCTACATAACAGAGGAAAAAACACACTGAAAGCAGGGGATATGGAGAAGTTCGGCGAATACAACAATACCTTTCACGCCCGCATTATAAAAGCCAGCGACAACAAGCACCTCATTCAGCTTTATAGAAATATTCAGCACCAGATTACCCTGTTTACATTTCAGGTTTTTGATACTACAGATAGGTCCTGGCAGACAATAAAGGAACACGAGGAGATCATCAAACACATAATCCATAGTTCTCCGAAAAAAGCCAGTAAATCCATGGAAAACCACATTCATAACTCCTGGAAAAAATATGAAGGGGCAGAAGCTTAA
- a CDS encoding reverse transcriptase domain-containing protein — MTKRTYYTFKDRTLDKWNMDHAAHTVFANDGSAGIDNQDIDDFRDNYRQNMRELLRQLWNETYEPSPVLRVMIPKDSGGERPLGIPTIKDRIAQETVRRILGPIFEKIFCDCSYGFRPNRSALEAIEKVEEYREQGYTHVVDADIKGYFDNIDQDLLLDFVTERINDGWVLRLIRSWLAAGVMTEDGLEGTPKGPPREE, encoded by the coding sequence ATGACAAAGCGCACCTACTACACATTCAAGGACAGGACACTGGATAAGTGGAATATGGATCACGCAGCCCACACAGTCTTTGCCAATGATGGCAGTGCCGGCATAGATAACCAGGATATAGACGATTTCAGAGATAACTACAGGCAGAATATGAGAGAGCTTTTAAGACAGCTCTGGAATGAAACCTATGAACCTTCACCGGTACTGAGAGTGATGATACCCAAGGACAGCGGAGGAGAAAGACCGCTGGGTATCCCCACTATCAAAGACAGAATAGCTCAGGAGACGGTAAGAAGAATATTGGGTCCTATCTTCGAGAAGATATTCTGTGACTGCTCTTATGGTTTCAGGCCCAACCGGTCAGCTTTAGAAGCTATAGAGAAGGTGGAGGAGTACAGAGAGCAGGGATATACACATGTAGTTGATGCTGATATAAAAGGCTACTTTGATAATATAGATCAGGACCTGCTTCTGGATTTTGTCACCGAGAGAATAAATGATGGCTGGGTGCTCAGACTGATAAGGTCGTGGCTTGCTGCAGGAGTCATGACGGAAGATGGACTTGAAGGCACGCCCAAAGGCCCCCCCAGGGAGGAGTAA
- a CDS encoding mechanosensitive ion channel domain-containing protein, whose protein sequence is MYPCDFINSKNNIAVYLWGRGVIAIGFAFQSILADIFSYFTTIIDKPFEAGDFIIIKDLRGVVDHIGIKTTISSWRKA, encoded by the coding sequence ATATATCCCTGTGATTTTATAAATTCAAAAAATAATATAGCTGTATATCTTTGGGGGAGAGGGGTTATTGCCATAGGTTTTGCTTTTCAATCAATTCTAGCAGATATATTTAGTTATTTTACGACCATTATAGATAAACCTTTTGAAGCAGGAGACTTTATCATTATTAAAGATCTCAGAGGAGTGGTGGATCATATAGGGATAAAAACTACTATTAGCAGCTGGCGGAAGGCGTAA
- a CDS encoding L-lactate permease has translation MEFTTLLWIISIMPIAMLLFFISYLKLPSYLSAILSLGLAGFLALTVFEMQPAQMAISAGKGGMLSLYVILIIAGAVILFNIVNRAGGFDSMKIYINNLGGDRTLKLLGLSWAFSSFIQGITGFGVPVAIVGAMLAGIGYKPIIALTTVLIGHSWAISFGSMGSSFYALQLVTGLEPVRLGTVMALLFFLPIFTTGLFTVHVYGGLKAVKKEIKYVLPISLAMGAMMVFAAWMGFPHIGSLLAGLTGSGLFLAILILRTGERAELPGNVMSLKAALFPYIMLIGAVLLAQLPPIAAFLPGWELALSFPGFTTGLGFEVSPEAEFSPIGFFTHPFFFLVLSSAAGLIFYRLRGHLNSKAWKNILAESYSRANTSILTVFLLMILASLMNDSGMVYTFARGMAGFSGAFFPVISPIIGILGAFLTGSNTSSNVLFGAFQIDAATLLDHSPYMIASTQSIGGSLGSAIAPAKILMGTAIVGLEGVEGDIVKKCLGYTLISGLLVGLVVLILLQL, from the coding sequence ATGGAATTCACAACACTGCTCTGGATAATCTCCATTATGCCGATAGCAATGCTTCTATTTTTTATCTCCTATCTCAAACTGCCTTCCTATCTATCAGCAATTCTGAGCCTGGGACTGGCAGGATTTTTAGCCCTGACTGTATTTGAGATGCAGCCGGCTCAGATGGCGATTTCGGCCGGCAAAGGGGGGATGCTGAGCCTCTATGTGATACTCATCATTGCCGGGGCTGTAATCCTCTTTAATATTGTCAACAGGGCCGGCGGCTTCGATTCGATGAAAATATACATAAACAACCTTGGCGGTGACAGAACACTTAAACTGCTGGGGTTGAGCTGGGCCTTTTCCTCTTTTATTCAGGGGATAACCGGCTTCGGTGTGCCGGTGGCCATTGTGGGGGCTATGCTGGCTGGCATAGGCTATAAACCGATCATTGCCCTCACCACGGTGCTCATTGGACACTCCTGGGCTATAAGTTTTGGCTCCATGGGCTCCTCCTTCTATGCCCTCCAGCTCGTCACCGGGCTGGAGCCTGTGCGCCTGGGAACCGTTATGGCCTTATTATTCTTTCTGCCCATCTTTACCACCGGTCTCTTTACCGTCCATGTCTACGGCGGGCTCAAAGCGGTGAAAAAGGAGATCAAATATGTGCTGCCCATCTCACTGGCGATGGGGGCGATGATGGTCTTTGCCGCCTGGATGGGCTTTCCCCATATAGGTTCACTGCTGGCGGGCCTTACCGGCTCGGGCCTGTTTCTGGCCATTTTGATTCTGCGCACGGGTGAGAGGGCCGAATTGCCGGGAAATGTCATGTCTTTAAAGGCAGCACTTTTCCCCTATATCATGCTGATCGGCGCGGTGCTTTTAGCCCAGCTGCCGCCTATAGCAGCATTCCTGCCCGGGTGGGAGCTGGCCCTGTCTTTTCCCGGCTTCACAACTGGCCTGGGCTTCGAAGTAAGCCCCGAGGCAGAATTCTCACCTATAGGGTTTTTCACCCACCCCTTTTTCTTTCTGGTGCTCTCCTCTGCCGCCGGGCTGATATTCTATCGGCTGAGAGGACACCTCAATAGTAAAGCCTGGAAGAATATCCTGGCCGAGAGCTACAGCCGGGCAAACACCTCGATACTGACCGTCTTCCTTTTGATGATACTGGCCTCGCTCATGAACGATTCGGGCATGGTCTACACCTTTGCCCGGGGCATGGCGGGTTTCAGCGGCGCCTTCTTTCCAGTTATCTCGCCGATCATCGGTATTTTGGGCGCCTTCCTCACCGGCAGCAATACCAGTTCCAACGTGCTCTTCGGCGCCTTCCAGATAGATGCAGCCACACTGCTCGATCACTCCCCTTACATGATAGCCTCCACCCAGTCTATAGGGGGTTCTCTGGGCTCGGCCATAGCCCCCGCCAAAATACTTATGGGGACAGCTATAGTGGGCCTGGAGGGTGTCGAGGGCGATATAGTGAAAAAATGCCTGGGCTATACGCTCATCAGCGGGCTTTTGGTGGGATTGGTTGTACTGATACTGCTGCAGCTTTAA
- a CDS encoding transposase — protein EDFEETYHKRYIVERKIAELFFRHGMRQARFFGKRKIEFQMMCKALAVNIKRLPKLLSSAPGVCLKKVKKVLGSGNNEKKATKSTV, from the coding sequence GAAGATTTTGAAGAAACTTATCATAAGCGCTATATCGTTGAAAGAAAGATAGCTGAGTTATTCTTTAGACACGGCATGAGGCAGGCTCGATTTTTTGGCAAACGCAAAATAGAGTTCCAGATGATGTGTAAAGCTTTAGCAGTAAACATAAAAAGACTGCCTAAACTGTTAAGCAGTGCGCCAGGAGTATGTCTCAAGAAGGTAAAAAAGGTACTTGGAAGCGGAAATAATGAGAAAAAGGCCACTAAATCGACAGTATAA
- a CDS encoding UPF0236 family transposase-like protein, translating to MMKLILSVLYRGDSFKGIEEELLRIFRRRFIEFLVEVFKDLDEAIMETRDKDKFKVKGIRERTLVTSFGEITFQRRYYYDREADEYRYLLDEMLKLPRYDRVSNLVKEKALTMVRDLSYRKSATRTIDMLGANVSASSLHSWVQDLGGKKRRNWKKSERKLTNTV from the coding sequence ATGATGAAACTGATTTTAAGTGTACTATATAGAGGAGATAGTTTCAAGGGTATAGAAGAGGAATTATTACGGATATTCCGCAGGAGATTCATAGAATTTTTAGTTGAGGTTTTTAAGGATTTGGATGAAGCAATAATGGAGACAAGAGATAAAGATAAATTTAAGGTGAAAGGAATAAGAGAGAGAACTTTAGTTACATCTTTTGGTGAGATAACCTTTCAGCGCAGATATTATTATGACAGGGAAGCAGATGAATACAGATACCTTTTAGACGAAATGTTAAAACTGCCCAGGTATGACAGGGTCTCTAACCTGGTCAAAGAGAAGGCTTTAACGATGGTTAGAGATCTTTCCTATCGCAAGTCAGCAACCAGGACAATTGATATGCTGGGAGCTAACGTAAGTGCTTCTTCGCTGCACAGCTGGGTGCAGGATTTAGGGGGAAAAAAGAGGAGGAACTGGAAAAAGAGCGAAAGAAAACTTACGAACACGGTGTAG
- a CDS encoding tyrosine-type recombinase/integrase yields MPKRKIPVVLTEEEQERLLEQPNPRYITGERNYVMLKLMLCTGLRLAEAVNLKWQDINLTSGKITVREGKGGKDRNLWIGKENLELIRNWKEKQTEKAGESLDYVFTSMSKGTVGNKINRRYVQDMVKRYAEKAGIDKNISPHTLRHTFATDLYRETGKIRLVQKALGHADLSTTMIYTHIVDDEMEEALKNFRNGKVTG; encoded by the coding sequence GTGCCTAAAAGAAAAATTCCCGTGGTTTTGACAGAAGAGGAGCAGGAGAGATTGTTAGAGCAGCCCAATCCCAGGTATATTACCGGTGAGAGAAATTACGTTATGCTGAAGCTGATGTTATGTACTGGGTTGAGATTGGCGGAAGCTGTTAATTTAAAATGGCAAGATATTAATTTAACCTCGGGGAAAATTACAGTTAGAGAAGGCAAAGGCGGAAAGGACAGAAATCTCTGGATAGGTAAGGAAAATTTAGAACTTATAAGAAATTGGAAGGAGAAGCAGACAGAAAAAGCCGGTGAATCTTTAGACTATGTATTTACATCGATGAGCAAGGGGACTGTGGGTAATAAGATAAATAGAAGGTATGTGCAGGATATGGTAAAGAGATATGCGGAGAAAGCTGGTATAGATAAAAACATAAGCCCACATACACTTCGCCACACATTCGCCACCGACCTCTATAGAGAGACAGGCAAGATTAGGCTTGTACAGAAAGCATTAGGACACGCTGATTTAAGCACTACTATGATCTATACTCATATAGTGGATGATGAGATGGAGGAGGCACTCAAGAATTTTAGGAATGGGAAGGTAACTGGGTGA
- a CDS encoding metal-dependent hydrolase family protein → MRAFKNITLIDGVSDKGINNGVILINEKGVIDSCGSAEKISIPDEAKIINLQGKTILPGLIDAHTHICFKPSPDPLDILTKESDARTAVRSLKNAQKALQAGITTIRDVGGKNNIEITIKKYCQDNELPTPNMVVSGRSLTMTGGHGWPIAREVDGKIGLRRGARQQIKKGADLIKLMATGGVLTEGMKPGAPQLTETEMKAAVKEAKKADIKAAAHAQGNKGIKNAINAGVDSIEHGVFLDTETTEMMVNKNIFLVPTLSAIYWIARKGEEENIPKYAVKKAEKIIEDHIKSFKMAYQKGVKIAMGTDAGSPFNRHGDNAFELILMVKHGMSAMQAIKSATSVGAELLGIASFTGSIESGKRADLLVLDENPLENIENIKSVNKVFLQGTEINTKTRQQAF, encoded by the coding sequence TTGCGTGCATTCAAAAATATTACTTTAATAGACGGGGTAAGTGATAAAGGGATAAATAATGGAGTAATTTTAATCAACGAAAAAGGAGTTATTGATTCCTGCGGCTCCGCAGAAAAGATATCTATTCCTGATGAAGCAAAAATTATCAATCTACAAGGGAAAACTATCCTCCCGGGTTTAATTGATGCCCACACTCATATTTGTTTTAAACCTTCTCCTGATCCTCTCGACATTTTAACTAAAGAATCTGATGCTCGCACTGCTGTCAGATCTCTTAAAAATGCTCAAAAAGCTTTACAGGCTGGAATAACTACTATTAGAGATGTGGGAGGTAAAAATAACATTGAAATAACAATTAAAAAATATTGCCAGGATAATGAATTACCCACTCCTAATATGGTAGTTTCAGGACGCAGTCTAACCATGACAGGTGGTCATGGTTGGCCTATAGCTAGAGAAGTGGATGGAAAAATAGGATTGCGTCGAGGAGCAAGACAGCAAATAAAAAAAGGGGCAGATCTTATTAAGTTAATGGCTACAGGAGGAGTATTGACGGAGGGAATGAAACCAGGAGCACCGCAATTGACAGAAACAGAAATGAAGGCTGCAGTAAAAGAAGCGAAAAAGGCTGATATAAAAGCAGCTGCGCATGCCCAGGGTAATAAAGGAATAAAAAATGCTATCAATGCTGGAGTTGATTCTATAGAACATGGTGTTTTTTTAGATACAGAAACAACGGAAATGATGGTCAACAAAAATATCTTTTTGGTTCCTACATTATCAGCTATATACTGGATTGCTCGCAAAGGAGAGGAAGAAAACATTCCGAAATATGCAGTTAAAAAGGCTGAAAAAATCATTGAAGATCATATCAAAAGTTTTAAAATGGCATATCAGAAAGGAGTCAAAATTGCTATGGGTACGGATGCTGGTTCTCCTTTCAATAGACATGGAGATAATGCTTTTGAGTTGATTTTGATGGTTAAACACGGCATGTCAGCCATGCAAGCCATTAAATCTGCTACTTCTGTAGGCGCTGAACTTCTTGGAATTGCTTCTTTTACAGGCAGCATTGAATCAGGAAAAAGAGCTGATCTTTTAGTTTTGGATGAAAATCCTTTAGAAAATATTGAAAACATTAAATCCGTAAATAAGGTTTTTTTGCAGGGAACAGAAATTAATACAAAAACAAGGCAGCAGGCTTTTTAA
- a CDS encoding UPF0236 family transposase-like protein: MYRSRWSGGKFQNDGEGRSHLEIKLGVAYTGWETRYLNSPEYRVKNKKVFGGCAESDQFWQEMGINIWQHYDLGSKGVTVLNGDGAGWIDKARIYLPFLNYRMLDGYHLQRNLLRGLRRSEFLPRVRKAVTEHDKEKTIELLNEAKGYRRTQKDKKKVEDLKNYILDHWDNILDYREKDIPTPEEARGMGIIESNVDYILADRLKKQGISWSEKGVENISRVIIAHERDELERLLLKEEESETEEVSRKKVFRRFKSNQKPSEDQFFKKTSEPAEGASYRFLKDICRNVSKSPV; encoded by the coding sequence ATTTATAGAAGCCGATGGAGTGGTGGTAAATTTCAGAATGATGGGGAAGGAAGGTCACACCTGGAGATAAAGCTGGGTGTGGCCTATACAGGCTGGGAGACAAGATATTTAAATTCGCCGGAATATAGAGTCAAGAACAAGAAGGTATTTGGAGGCTGTGCTGAAAGCGATCAGTTCTGGCAGGAAATGGGCATAAATATCTGGCAGCATTATGATTTGGGCAGTAAAGGGGTGACAGTTCTTAATGGAGATGGAGCAGGCTGGATAGATAAAGCCAGGATCTATCTTCCCTTTTTGAATTACCGGATGCTGGATGGCTATCATCTGCAGAGGAATTTATTGAGAGGATTGAGAAGATCGGAATTTTTGCCCAGAGTACGAAAAGCAGTAACAGAGCATGATAAGGAAAAGACGATAGAATTACTTAATGAGGCCAAAGGTTATCGCAGAACTCAGAAGGATAAAAAGAAAGTGGAGGATTTAAAAAATTATATACTTGATCACTGGGATAACATATTGGATTACAGAGAGAAGGATATTCCCACTCCCGAAGAGGCCCGGGGTATGGGAATTATAGAATCCAATGTGGATTACATTTTAGCTGACAGACTAAAAAAACAGGGCATAAGCTGGAGTGAAAAAGGAGTTGAGAACATCTCCCGGGTGATTATAGCTCATGAACGGGATGAACTGGAAAGATTGCTTTTGAAGGAAGAAGAATCGGAAACTGAGGAAGTTTCCCGTAAGAAAGTCTTCAGAAGGTTTAAAAGCAATCAGAAACCATCAGAGGATCAGTTTTTCAAAAAGACCAGTGAACCGGCAGAAGGAGCTTCCTATCGGTTTTTAAAAGATATATGCAGGAACGTGTCAAAAAGTCCAGTATAA
- a CDS encoding glutathione ABC transporter substrate-binding protein has product MKNKFLICVLFIIFFVGFTLSPIQAREGGDLSIAIGSDPESLDPANAESSPAAMVMIHSIENLFDMTPEGEIVPELAKDYNISEDGKEFKIYLREGIEFHDGEYFDAEAVKFNLERLLDEVSPFAFLIDQITEIEIIDDYTVKIHTDEPFAPLITNLSSHGFMGMVSPQAVEKYGEDFSTNPVGTGPFEFVDWTRGEEIVLERNEDYWGDNAYLEKVSFKIIPEDSSRVVQVETGEVDAAMFIPPRERNRLLEVEDINIIEESSLRTIYTGLNTKVEPLDDVKVRQALNYAINNQAIVEEIMEGAGRPSDAPVAPGTFGYAEQDRYDYNPEKAQELLAEAGYEDGFETTLHHPVGRYMMDETIAEAIQGQLAEIGIEVSLETMEWVTYLEFLSEPPEESEHEMYILGWGNMTGDSDNGLYPLFHSSEWAPKGFDYTYLGNERVDELLDQARVTPQPERREEIYEEAIEIIWEEAPWIFLHSEVQINAVREGVEGLLHHPREYIFAGEAYLEDN; this is encoded by the coding sequence ATGAAGAACAAATTTTTAATTTGTGTTTTGTTTATAATCTTTTTTGTTGGATTTACGCTGAGTCCTATTCAGGCTCGAGAAGGAGGAGATTTAAGTATTGCTATCGGCTCTGATCCAGAATCTTTAGATCCAGCTAATGCTGAGTCATCACCTGCTGCTATGGTTATGATACACAGCATAGAAAACCTTTTTGACATGACTCCCGAGGGGGAAATAGTGCCTGAGTTAGCAAAAGATTATAATATTTCTGAGGATGGAAAAGAATTTAAAATTTATCTAAGAGAAGGTATTGAATTCCATGACGGGGAGTACTTTGACGCGGAAGCAGTCAAATTTAATCTTGAAAGACTTCTCGATGAGGTTTCTCCGTTCGCTTTTTTAATCGATCAAATTACTGAGATTGAAATAATTGACGATTACACTGTAAAAATTCATACCGATGAGCCTTTTGCTCCGCTCATAACTAATTTATCTTCACATGGTTTTATGGGAATGGTTAGTCCTCAAGCTGTAGAAAAATATGGTGAAGATTTTTCAACCAATCCTGTTGGCACAGGTCCTTTTGAATTTGTGGACTGGACCCGGGGAGAAGAAATTGTTTTAGAACGCAATGAAGATTATTGGGGCGATAATGCCTACCTCGAGAAAGTTTCTTTTAAAATTATACCCGAAGATTCTAGTCGTGTTGTTCAAGTAGAAACTGGTGAAGTTGACGCTGCTATGTTTATTCCACCACGTGAAAGAAATAGATTGCTCGAAGTTGAGGACATCAATATAATTGAAGAATCAAGCTTGAGAACTATATATACTGGTCTCAATACTAAAGTTGAACCTTTAGATGATGTGAAAGTTCGGCAGGCTCTTAATTACGCAATAAATAATCAGGCAATTGTGGAAGAAATTATGGAAGGAGCCGGGCGTCCTTCTGATGCTCCCGTAGCTCCTGGTACATTTGGATATGCCGAGCAGGACAGATATGACTATAATCCTGAGAAAGCTCAAGAACTGTTGGCAGAAGCTGGTTATGAGGATGGTTTTGAAACCACCCTTCATCATCCTGTTGGAAGATATATGATGGATGAAACTATTGCAGAAGCAATTCAGGGACAATTAGCTGAAATAGGAATAGAAGTCAGTTTGGAAACCATGGAATGGGTAACGTATTTGGAATTTCTCAGTGAACCTCCGGAAGAATCCGAGCATGAAATGTATATCTTAGGCTGGGGCAATATGACTGGCGATAGTGATAATGGTTTATATCCTTTATTTCATTCTTCTGAATGGGCTCCTAAAGGTTTTGATTATACTTATTTAGGGAATGAAAGAGTGGATGAATTGCTTGATCAAGCTCGAGTGACGCCTCAGCCAGAACGGAGAGAAGAAATTTATGAAGAAGCAATAGAAATAATTTGGGAGGAAGCGCCCTGGATTTTCTTGCATAGTGAAGTGCAAATAAACGCTGTTAGAGAAGGCGTGGAAGGACTTCTCCATCATCCTAGAGAATACATTTTTGCAGGCGAAGCGTATTTAGAAGATAATTAG
- a CDS encoding HEPN domain-containing protein, with amino-acid sequence MAKFQMKYLPYISSENIKFGHIELISFEKAKDDFSKEIKNYLEWYFGKYIDQVGNKLDVTLVSYKSDFFNVCSEETLNRISDSIQALSALTLMNNNPLLPAAPDNFELFVKTFDPNNKSLALSRGGFVNVNKQFSSGVIDDITFVLPETTPKLKKLNYYISEKSKLFDGISVALKNNYNDDWFKRIIRSFRILNSAFRNLESFNYIDRILLLVISYETIFLDDTSDGKKLSSNVLKLLAFEETEEKFKKANNRIRSFTKKLYEVRSRFSHGQKVNSTKIINPVYGDLLKCGLYLYKLILKEILKERIFIKCDHNEEERLIKDFQLGLFTLIERTKES; translated from the coding sequence TTGGCAAAATTTCAAATGAAATATCTACCTTATATATCATCTGAAAATATTAAATTTGGACATATAGAATTAATTTCTTTTGAAAAAGCAAAAGATGATTTTTCAAAGGAAATCAAAAATTATCTTGAATGGTATTTTGGTAAGTATATAGATCAAGTTGGAAATAAATTGGATGTTACTTTGGTTTCATATAAATCAGATTTTTTTAATGTTTGTTCTGAAGAAACTTTAAATAGGATTAGTGATTCAATTCAAGCTTTGAGTGCCTTAACATTAATGAATAATAATCCACTTTTACCAGCTGCCCCAGATAATTTTGAGCTTTTTGTAAAAACATTTGACCCGAATAATAAATCTTTAGCACTATCTAGAGGTGGATTTGTAAATGTAAATAAACAGTTTTCTTCAGGTGTTATTGATGATATAACTTTTGTACTGCCTGAGACCACTCCTAAATTAAAAAAATTAAATTATTATATATCAGAAAAGAGTAAATTATTTGATGGTATATCAGTAGCTTTAAAAAATAATTATAACGACGACTGGTTTAAAAGAATTATAAGATCATTTAGAATATTAAATTCTGCTTTTCGCAATTTAGAAAGCTTTAATTATATTGATAGAATATTATTATTAGTTATTAGTTATGAAACAATATTTTTAGATGATACAAGTGATGGAAAAAAACTTTCCTCAAACGTGTTAAAATTATTAGCTTTTGAAGAAACAGAGGAAAAATTTAAAAAAGCTAATAATAGAATCAGATCGTTTACTAAAAAACTTTATGAAGTAAGATCAAGATTTTCTCATGGGCAAAAAGTGAATTCAACAAAAATTATTAATCCAGTTTATGGCGATTTGTTAAAATGTGGTTTATATCTATATAAATTAATTTTAAAGGAAATATTAAAGGAAAGAATATTTATAAAATGTGATCATAATGAAGAAGAAAGATTAATAAAAGATTTTCAATTAGGATTGTTTACTTTAATAGAAAGAACAAAAGAATCATAA
- a CDS encoding Bug family tripartite tricarboxylate transporter substrate binding protein has product MIKKLGNKVFIAFLSIALVLTLGFAVSGEEFPQDTIEFTVPWSPGGGSDTLMRIVSPYLEDELGTDIVIHNRPGASGTVGLEEHYNEPDTGYYIGQVHEGLIVSHYADITDLNFDDFELVAGITNSPQYLAVADHTPYDTFPEFVEYAQENPEEVTAGVTMMGIPHLQIMMLEEAIDADFSYVGYEGTGERVEAIAGGHVDIIPVDYASGYEYVEGDYIDFIAQASDERQDELPDLKTIQEYGYDVTWRIVRSVVVPPGTSDERIEVLEDALAEIAEDEEFQQDIRDAGAEVFYMSSEDLEEYYTEFDEMAEELMDQ; this is encoded by the coding sequence ATGATTAAAAAGTTGGGGAATAAGGTATTTATTGCTTTTCTCTCGATAGCGCTGGTATTGACTCTGGGCTTTGCGGTTTCGGGTGAGGAATTTCCCCAGGACACCATCGAATTTACGGTACCTTGGAGTCCGGGGGGAGGCAGTGACACATTGATGAGAATAGTCAGTCCCTATTTAGAAGATGAATTGGGCACAGATATTGTAATTCACAATAGACCAGGGGCCAGTGGAACAGTTGGATTGGAAGAACATTATAATGAACCGGATACAGGTTATTACATTGGACAGGTCCATGAGGGACTTATAGTTTCTCATTATGCGGACATAACAGACCTGAATTTTGATGATTTTGAACTTGTAGCCGGAATTACCAACTCTCCTCAATATTTGGCTGTAGCTGACCATACACCTTATGATACCTTCCCCGAATTTGTCGAATATGCTCAAGAAAATCCTGAAGAAGTAACCGCTGGAGTTACCATGATGGGAATTCCACATTTGCAAATTATGATGTTAGAAGAAGCAATTGATGCTGATTTCAGCTATGTCGGTTACGAGGGTACCGGTGAAAGAGTGGAAGCTATTGCTGGAGGTCATGTAGATATTATTCCCGTAGATTATGCATCAGGGTATGAATACGTTGAAGGAGACTATATTGATTTTATAGCTCAGGCCAGCGACGAAAGACAGGATGAATTACCTGACCTTAAAACCATTCAGGAATACGGTTATGATGTTACCTGGAGGATTGTCAGGTCAGTAGTAGTTCCTCCTGGAACTTCTGATGAGAGGATAGAAGTGCTTGAAGATGCTCTGGCCGAAATAGCTGAAGACGAGGAATTTCAGCAGGATATCCGGGATGCTGGGGCAGAAGTGTTCTATATGAGCAGCGAAGATTTGGAGGAATATTATACCGAGTTCGATGAAATGGCCGAAGAACTGATGGATCAATAG